From a region of the Fischerella sp. JS2 genome:
- a CDS encoding methionine gamma-lyase family protein: MNSLEQLRQAEQALLQIFSGIDAQVKRNLYRVLSAFRHHRVGAHHFAGVTGYGHDDLGRETLDKVFAEVMGAEAAAVRVQFVSGTHAIACALFGVLRPGDEVLSVAGPPYDTLEEVIGLRGHGQGSLIEFGIRYRQLDLTPEGTVDWQALSRAVEDNTTLVIIQRSCGYSWRSSLSIADIEKIINLVKQQNPNTICFVDNCYGEFIETSEPTHVGADLMAGSLIKNPGGTIVTAGGYVAGRADLVEAAACRLTAPGIGSYGGATFDQNRLLFQGLFLAPQMVGEAMKGTHLTGFVFDKLGYPVNPAPFAPRRDVIQAIRLGSAEKLIAFCKAIQQNSPIGSYLDPIPDQMPGYESKVVMAGGTFIEGSTLEFSADGPLREPYVVYCQGGTHWTHVAIALEAAIEAVGAAN; this comes from the coding sequence ATGAACAGCTTGGAACAGCTGCGGCAAGCAGAACAGGCACTGTTACAGATTTTTTCTGGAATTGACGCTCAGGTCAAGAGAAACCTTTACAGAGTGTTAAGTGCTTTTCGTCATCATCGAGTCGGCGCTCACCATTTTGCAGGTGTCACAGGATACGGTCATGATGATTTAGGGCGAGAAACTTTAGACAAAGTGTTTGCCGAAGTTATGGGCGCAGAGGCGGCGGCTGTGCGAGTACAGTTTGTATCTGGAACTCACGCGATCGCTTGTGCCTTATTTGGTGTCCTCCGTCCTGGTGATGAAGTACTCTCGGTGGCTGGCCCTCCTTACGACACATTGGAAGAAGTGATAGGTTTACGGGGTCATGGTCAAGGCTCCCTTATAGAGTTTGGCATTCGCTATCGCCAATTGGATCTTACCCCAGAAGGAACAGTGGATTGGCAAGCTTTAAGCCGAGCGGTGGAGGATAACACTACTTTAGTTATAATTCAGCGCTCTTGTGGTTATTCTTGGCGTTCTAGTCTGTCAATTGCCGATATTGAAAAAATTATTAATTTAGTCAAGCAGCAAAATCCCAACACAATTTGTTTTGTTGATAATTGCTACGGCGAATTTATAGAAACCAGTGAACCTACCCATGTCGGTGCTGATTTAATGGCGGGTTCCTTGATTAAAAACCCTGGTGGAACTATTGTCACAGCTGGCGGTTACGTTGCTGGTCGTGCTGATTTGGTAGAAGCGGCTGCGTGTCGGCTGACTGCCCCTGGTATCGGTAGTTACGGCGGTGCGACCTTTGACCAAAATCGCCTCCTCTTCCAAGGCTTATTTCTCGCGCCTCAGATGGTAGGAGAAGCCATGAAAGGTACGCACTTAACAGGTTTTGTTTTTGACAAACTTGGTTATCCAGTTAATCCCGCACCCTTTGCTCCTCGACGTGATGTGATCCAGGCAATTAGACTCGGTTCTGCCGAGAAGTTAATTGCATTTTGTAAGGCAATACAACAAAATTCACCCATTGGTTCTTATCTAGACCCCATTCCTGATCAAATGCCAGGTTACGAAAGCAAAGTCGTCATGGCTGGCGGGACATTTATTGAGGGTAGCACATTAGAGTTCTCAGCTGACGGGCCATTACGAGAACCGTATGTCGTTTACTGTCAAGGCGGCACCCATTGGACTCATGTGGCGATCGCTTTAGAAGCCGCAATTGAGGCAGTAGGAGCAGCAAACTAA
- a CDS encoding transposase → MEKAYRYRVYPTAEQELILRRTIGCVWLVFNKALAARTEAWYSRQEKVDYVQSSAMLTQWKKVEDLQFLNEVSCVPLQQGLRHLQTAFTNFFAGRAKYPNFKKKRSGGSAEFTKSAFRWKDGQVYLAKCSEPLPIKWSRQLPKGCEPSTITVRLEPSGRWFVSLRINDPTDQTMQPLDSAVGLDVGISSLVTLSTGEKIANPKAFDKYYQAFEESTEVFEP, encoded by the coding sequence ATGGAAAAAGCCTACCGTTACAGAGTCTATCCAACTGCCGAGCAAGAACTAATATTGCGCCGGACGATTGGCTGTGTGTGGTTGGTTTTTAACAAGGCTTTGGCGGCGAGAACCGAGGCTTGGTACTCCAGACAGGAGAAGGTTGATTACGTTCAATCTTCTGCTATGCTGACGCAGTGGAAAAAAGTTGAAGACCTCCAGTTTTTGAACGAGGTTAGCTGTGTACCACTGCAACAAGGCTTGAGACATCTGCAAACAGCTTTCACTAACTTCTTTGCGGGTAGGGCAAAATACCCTAACTTCAAAAAGAAACGTAGTGGTGGTAGCGCAGAGTTTACCAAGTCCGCTTTCCGATGGAAGGATGGGCAGGTCTACTTGGCAAAGTGTTCTGAACCATTGCCGATTAAATGGTCTAGGCAACTTCCAAAGGGATGTGAACCTAGTACCATCACAGTTAGGCTTGAACCTTCTGGACGCTGGTTTGTCAGTTTGCGAATCAATGATCCGACTGACCAAACCATGCAGCCACTTGATAGTGCTGTTGGGCTGGATGTCGGGATTAGCTCTCTTGTGACTCTGAGTACAGGCGAAAAGATTGCTAACCCCAAGGCATTTGACAAGTACTATCAAGCATTTGAGGAAAGCACAGAAGTCTTTGAGCCGTAA
- a CDS encoding RNA-guided endonuclease TnpB family protein: MLTPRHLTSTIKHLRKAQKSLSRKQKASRNRDKARLKVARLQSKISDARKDHLHKLTTRLIRENQTIVVEDLAVKNMVKNPKLARAISDAAWGELVRQLEYKQAWYGRTLVKIDRWFPSSKRCGHCGHVVDKLPLNVREWAVPTVGRTTTGISMQLEIFWRWDTPLQSVERT; the protein is encoded by the coding sequence TTGCTAACCCCAAGGCATTTGACAAGTACTATCAAGCATTTGAGGAAAGCACAGAAGTCTTTGAGCCGTAAACAAAAAGCCTCTCGCAACCGAGATAAAGCAAGACTCAAAGTAGCTCGTCTTCAATCTAAAATTTCTGATGCAAGAAAAGACCATTTGCATAAACTGACTACTCGACTGATTCGTGAAAACCAAACGATAGTAGTTGAGGACTTGGCGGTTAAGAACATGGTCAAAAATCCTAAACTTGCCCGTGCTATCAGTGATGCTGCATGGGGAGAACTGGTGAGGCAACTGGAGTACAAGCAAGCGTGGTACGGTCGAACCTTGGTAAAAATTGACCGATGGTTCCCCAGTTCTAAACGCTGTGGGCATTGCGGTCACGTTGTTGATAAACTGCCGTTGAATGTCAGGGAGTGGGCTGTCCCAACTGTGGGACGTACCACGACCGGGATATCAATGCAGCTAGAAATATTTTGGCGGTGGGACACACCGTTGCAGTCTGTGGAGCGAACATAA
- a CDS encoding WD40 repeat domain-containing protein, whose product MFDCYCTTSNIVLFPYLPKTYLYSATPKNQLRHNGVVSDVVFSPDGKTIATASADGTAKLWNLQGKQITTLKHNDSVNNVVFSPDGKTIATASADGTAKLWNLQGKQIATFKHNGEVYNVLFNPNGKTVATASNDGTAKLWNLQGQEIAILKHNRWVFKVVFSPDGKTIATASADGTAKLWNLQGKQIATFKHNSSVSDVVFSPDGKTVTTASADGTAKLWNLQGKQIATLKHNSSVSDVVFSPDGKTVTTASDDNTAKLWNLQGKQIATFKDNDAVSNLVFSPDGNSLATASFDRTAKLWNLQGKQIATFKHNGEVSNVVFSPDGKTIATASIDKTAKLWNLQGKQIATFKHDSSVYDVMFSPDGKTIATASAGVTAKLWNLQGKQIATFKHDSLVYYVVFSPNGKTVATVSAGVTAKLWNLQGKQIATFKHDSSVYDVMFSPDGNTVAASSYNTAKLWNLQGKQIATLNHNDGSVNNVVFSPDGNAVATASGDDITKLSSDHTAKLWNLQGKQIATLKHNGKVYDVMFSPDGKTIATASSDNTAKLWNFKGQQIATLKHNDEVYNVVFSPDGKTVATASSDNTAKLWNLQGKQIATFKHNGEVYNVLFNPNGKTVATASNDGVVRLWTQVGNDWQQLAEYQGGDGVLNPDGKLIAVVVDNTVQLRPVEGIDELLARGCNWLRDYFASHPDVPNEACR is encoded by the coding sequence CTGTTCGATTGTTATTGCACTACCTCAAATATCGTTCTGTTCCCTTACCTGCCTAAAACATACCTTTATTCAGCAACGCCGAAAAATCAGTTAAGGCATAACGGTGTGGTCTCCGACGTGGTGTTTAGCCCCGATGGCAAAACTATTGCGACTGCATCAGCTGACGGCACAGCCAAGTTGTGGAACCTGCAAGGCAAACAAATTACCACCCTCAAGCATAACGATTCGGTCAACAACGTGGTGTTTAGCCCCGATGGCAAAACTATTGCGACTGCATCAGCTGACGGCACAGCCAAGTTGTGGAATCTTCAAGGCAAACAAATTGCTACCTTCAAGCATAATGGTGAGGTCTACAACGTGTTGTTTAATCCCAATGGCAAGACTGTTGCTACTGCATCAAATGACGGCACAGCCAAGCTTTGGAATCTCCAAGGTCAAGAAATTGCCATCCTCAAGCATAATCGTTGGGTTTTCAAAGTGGTGTTTAGCCCCGATGGCAAGACTATTGCGACTGCATCAGCTGACGGCACAGCCAAGCTTTGGAATCTTCAAGGCAAACAAATTGCCACCTTCAAGCATAATAGTTCGGTCTCCGACGTGGTGTTTAGCCCCGATGGCAAGACTGTGACGACTGCATCAGCTGACGGCACAGCCAAGCTTTGGAATCTTCAAGGCAAACAAATTGCCACTCTCAAGCATAATAGTTCGGTCTCCGACGTGGTGTTTAGCCCCGATGGCAAGACTGTGACGACTGCATCAGATGACAACACAGCCAAGTTGTGGAATCTTCAAGGCAAACAAATTGCCACCTTCAAGGATAACGATGCGGTCTCCAACTTAGTGTTTAGCCCGGATGGCAACAGTCTTGCCACTGCATCATTTGACAGAACAGCCAAGTTGTGGAATCTCCAAGGTAAACAAATTGCCACCTTCAAGCATAATGGTGAGGTCTCCAACGTAGTGTTTAGCCCGGATGGCAAAACTATTGCGACTGCATCAATTGATAAGACAGCTAAGTTGTGGAATCTCCAAGGCAAACAAATTGCCACCTTCAAGCATGATAGTTCGGTCTACGATGTGATGTTTAGCCCAGATGGCAAAACTATTGCGACTGCATCAGCAGGCGTCACAGCCAAGTTGTGGAATCTCCAAGGCAAACAAATTGCCACCTTCAAGCATGATAGTTTGGTCTACTACGTAGTGTTTAGCCCGAATGGCAAGACTGTGGCGACTGTATCAGCAGGCGTCACAGCCAAGTTGTGGAATCTCCAAGGCAAACAAATTGCCACCTTCAAGCATGATAGTTCGGTCTACGATGTGATGTTTAGCCCCGATGGCAACACTGTTGCTGCATCAAGTTACAACACAGCTAAATTGTGGAATCTTCAAGGCAAACAAATTGCCACCCTCAATCATAATGATGGTTCGGTCAACAACGTGGTGTTTAGCCCCGATGGCAACGCTGTTGCGACTGCATCAGGTGATGACATAACCAAGTTATCAAGTGATCACACAGCCAAGTTGTGGAATCTCCAAGGCAAACAAATTGCCACCCTCAAGCATAACGGTAAGGTCTACGATGTGATGTTTAGCCCAGATGGCAAAACTATTGCGACTGCATCAAGTGACAACACAGCCAAGTTGTGGAATTTCAAAGGCCAACAAATTGCCACCCTTAAGCATAACGATGAGGTCTACAACGTGGTGTTTAGCCCGGATGGCAAGACTGTTGCTACTGCATCAAGTGATAACACAGCCAAGTTGTGGAATCTTCAAGGCAAACAAATTGCTACCTTCAAGCATAATGGTGAGGTCTACAACGTGTTGTTTAATCCCAATGGCAAGACTGTTGCTACTGCATCAAATGACGGCGTTGTGCGCTTATGGACGCAGGTAGGGAATGATTGGCAGCAGTTGGCTGAATATCAGGGTGGAGACGGAGTGCTTAACCCAGATGGTAAGTTAATAGCGGTTGTTGTAGATAATACTGTGCAGTTGCGTCCGGTTGAAGGTATAGATGAACTGCTGGCGCGGGGGTGCAATTGGCTGAGGGATTATTTTGCTAGCCATCCTGATGTGCCGAATGAGGCGTGCCGATGA
- a CDS encoding glutamate-5-semialdehyde dehydrogenase: MTVDAFDDSPEAISSTKRAYAASLKLGITKGTDRSRAVLAMAEAIKRSFDDILEANTLDLEASREMAIPDLILDWLKLTPKRLEATVEILQRLGELSDPLRRVRSADYQLEDSQTYTQLMPLGVIAFIYEAFPELGAIAAGLCIKTGNCLILKGGTEASHSNAVIADALQAGIADAGLPLGCIELIQTEHGASIRDLVSQDNYLNLVIPYGRASLVQQVVRQSTAPVLRSAMGNCYLYWSLNGSLEMVRWMIVDSHCSQPDPVNAIEKVLIHRQAMPSSLITLWNSLQEKGFEIRGDTELVEAFGQLQLAKDGEWGSAYLTKTIAFKLVDSLEAAIAWINQYSSGHADCIVTESYQESRQFALGVNSASSYINASPRFTRNPARGDGVFLGMSNQKGHRRGFISLESLTTVKHIVQGNGRF, encoded by the coding sequence ATGACAGTGGATGCTTTTGATGATAGTCCCGAAGCAATCTCCAGCACTAAACGTGCTTATGCTGCTTCTTTAAAGTTAGGAATTACCAAAGGGACAGATCGCAGTCGTGCCGTTTTGGCGATGGCAGAGGCGATCAAACGTTCTTTTGATGACATTCTGGAAGCCAATACTTTGGATCTAGAGGCTAGTCGGGAAATGGCCATACCAGATTTGATTTTGGATTGGTTGAAGCTAACACCAAAACGTCTGGAAGCGACTGTAGAGATTTTGCAACGACTAGGAGAATTGTCAGATCCACTGCGGCGAGTGCGTAGTGCTGACTACCAACTGGAAGACTCTCAGACTTACACGCAACTAATGCCTCTGGGTGTAATCGCATTTATTTATGAAGCATTTCCAGAGTTAGGGGCGATCGCCGCGGGTTTATGCATCAAAACGGGTAATTGTTTGATCCTTAAAGGTGGTACAGAAGCTAGCCACTCTAACGCAGTGATCGCTGATGCCTTACAAGCTGGTATTGCCGACGCTGGTTTGCCCCTTGGTTGTATAGAATTGATCCAGACTGAACATGGTGCTTCAATTCGTGATTTGGTCAGTCAAGACAATTACTTAAACTTAGTCATTCCCTACGGACGTGCTAGCTTAGTACAGCAAGTAGTAAGACAATCTACAGCACCAGTACTGAGATCAGCAATGGGTAATTGTTACCTGTATTGGTCACTCAATGGCAGCTTAGAAATGGTGCGTTGGATGATTGTAGATAGCCATTGTAGTCAACCAGATCCAGTGAATGCGATCGAAAAAGTTTTGATTCATCGGCAAGCTATGCCATCGTCTTTAATTACCCTGTGGAACAGCTTGCAAGAAAAAGGCTTTGAAATTAGAGGAGACACAGAATTAGTAGAAGCCTTTGGGCAGTTACAACTAGCTAAAGATGGGGAATGGGGAAGTGCTTATTTAACTAAAACAATAGCTTTTAAACTAGTGGATAGCTTAGAGGCTGCGATCGCTTGGATTAATCAGTACAGCAGTGGTCACGCCGACTGCATCGTCACAGAATCCTATCAGGAAAGTCGGCAGTTTGCCTTAGGAGTCAACAGCGCCTCTAGTTACATCAATGCTTCCCCCCGTTTTACCCGTAACCCTGCACGGGGAGATGGCGTGTTTTTGGGTATGTCCAATCAGAAAGGCCATCGACGTGGTTTTATCAGCTTAGAAAGCCTGACTACGGTCAAACATATCGTGCAGGGGAACGGAAGGTTTTAG
- a CDS encoding IS1 family transposase produces MECPRCGSCHNRKNGKKRGKQNHICCDCGRQFIDVYKPPRGYSDEIKQECLKMYVNGMGFRGIERVKNVHHTTIIHWVKRVGTQLADTPNSKEIPQVGELDELETFIGSKNKIWLWTAVNHFTQGILAWVLGDRSSTTFQQLWNIVQCWQSYFYVTDGYPVYPCFVPDGDQIVSKTYMTRVENENTRLRHYLARLHRKTLCYSKTEEMLRYSVRLLLHYLKYRSVPLPA; encoded by the coding sequence ATGGAATGTCCACGCTGTGGATCTTGTCATAACCGTAAGAATGGAAAGAAAAGAGGTAAACAGAATCACATTTGCTGTGATTGTGGTCGTCAATTCATTGATGTCTATAAACCACCCAGGGGCTACTCGGATGAAATCAAACAAGAATGCCTAAAAATGTACGTCAATGGTATGGGATTTCGTGGAATTGAAAGGGTGAAAAACGTTCATCATACTACCATTATTCATTGGGTTAAACGAGTGGGTACACAATTGGCGGATACACCAAATTCAAAGGAAATTCCGCAGGTGGGAGAACTAGATGAATTAGAAACATTTATTGGTTCAAAAAATAAAATCTGGTTGTGGACGGCGGTAAATCACTTTACTCAAGGTATTCTTGCTTGGGTTTTAGGTGATCGTAGTTCGACTACTTTCCAACAGTTATGGAACATTGTCCAGTGTTGGCAGAGTTATTTTTACGTCACAGATGGATACCCTGTTTACCCTTGTTTTGTTCCTGATGGTGACCAAATTGTGAGTAAGACCTACATGACACGAGTCGAAAATGAAAACACAAGGCTTAGACATTATTTGGCTCGTCTTCATCGTAAAACTTTATGTTATTCCAAAACTGAGGAAATGCTGAGATACTCTGTTCGATTGTTATTGCACTACCTCAAATATCGTTCTGTTCCCTTACCTGCCTAA
- a CDS encoding acyl-CoA desaturase encodes MTIATSTKSRSHLVHITFLTVLHAAALLALFPGFFSWKAVGVCLFLHWVTGGLGITLGYHRLVTHRSFQTPKWLEYFLVLCGTLSCEGGPIEWVGMHRMHHLYSDKELDPHDSNKGFWWSHMGWMFFHSPLQPEVPRFTKDIGDDPVYQFFQNNLIWLQVALGVVLFLLGGWPFVIWGVFVRLVFVWHCTWLVNSATHKFGYRTYESGDRSTNCWWVALLTYGEGWHNNHHAFQYSARHGLQWWEIDMTWMTVKFLQALGLATNVKLADNK; translated from the coding sequence ATGACAATTGCTACATCAACAAAATCCCGAAGCCATTTAGTACACATTACATTCTTGACTGTTTTGCACGCTGCTGCGTTGCTGGCTCTGTTTCCCGGTTTCTTTAGCTGGAAAGCAGTTGGTGTGTGCTTGTTTCTCCATTGGGTAACAGGTGGCTTAGGTATTACTCTGGGCTATCACCGCCTCGTCACCCACCGTAGTTTTCAAACCCCTAAGTGGCTAGAATACTTCCTTGTTTTGTGTGGAACCCTTTCCTGCGAAGGAGGCCCAATAGAATGGGTCGGTATGCATCGGATGCATCATTTGTACTCAGATAAGGAGTTAGATCCCCATGATTCCAACAAAGGCTTCTGGTGGAGTCACATGGGTTGGATGTTCTTTCATTCACCACTTCAGCCAGAAGTACCTCGCTTTACGAAAGATATTGGCGATGACCCAGTTTATCAGTTTTTCCAAAATAATTTAATTTGGCTCCAAGTAGCTCTAGGTGTAGTACTGTTTTTGCTGGGTGGCTGGCCTTTTGTAATCTGGGGAGTTTTTGTTCGCCTAGTTTTCGTATGGCACTGCACCTGGTTGGTCAATAGTGCTACCCACAAATTTGGCTATCGTACTTATGAATCAGGCGATCGCTCAACAAATTGTTGGTGGGTTGCTTTATTAACTTACGGTGAAGGTTGGCACAATAACCACCATGCCTTTCAGTATTCCGCACGTCACGGACTGCAATGGTGGGAAATTGACATGACTTGGATGACAGTTAAGTTCCTACAAGCACTTGGTCTAGCCACGAATGTGAAGTTGGCAGACAATAAATAG